One Pseudobutyrivibrio xylanivorans genomic window, ATATGTACCAGCCTCAATCTGATCTGGAATAACTGCATAAGTAGTGCCATGAAGTGCTGAAACACCTACGATACGAATCACATCTGTACCAGCGCCGCGGATGTTTGCTCCCATACTGTTAAGGAATGAAGCAACATCAACAACATGTGGCTCCTTAGCAGCATTCTCGATTGTTGTCTTACCCTCGGCAAGAACAGCTGCAAGCATGATGTTGATTGTAGCACCAACTGAAACCTTATCAAGATAAATGTGGTTTCCAGCAAGTCTATCTGCGCGTGCTGACCAAAGGCCATAGCTGACATCAACATTTGCTCCAAGGGCCTTGAGTCCCTTTACATGTAAATCGATTGGACGTGAACCGATAAGACATCCACCAGGAAGAGCAACCTCAGCGCTCTTATACTTTCCGAGAAGTGCTCCCATCAAATAATATGAAGCTCGAATCTTCTTAATGTATTCATAATCTACTGAAAGTCTGGAAATGCTTGAGCCATTAATCTTAACTGTGTGCTCATCGATTCGATTAACTGAAGCTCCGATATCCTCGATTGCTCCGATAAGTACATTTATATCTTTTACATTTGGCAGATTTTCAATTGTAACAGTCTCGTCTGTCATTATGGCACCGGCCAAAATACCAAGTGCTGCATTTTTAGCGCCGCTGATTTCAACTTCGCCTTCAAGCGCAGTGCCACCTTTTATTACATACTGTTCCATTTTGTCTCCTACAATTCTCTATCTCTATAATTTCTGAATTCTGAATCATATCAAAATCGTAAAAAAGGCGCAGTAATCCCTATTCGATTTGACTCCGATATAATTTAGCATAAAAGCCGTCTTTCTGCAACAATTCTCTGTGATTACCCTGCTCCACAATCTGACCATCTTTGACGAACAAAATCACGTCAGCTTCGCGAATTGTTGATAGTCTGTGAGCAACAACAAATGTAGTTCTTCCTTCCATCATTTTGTTAAAGGCTGCCTGAATCTTCTGTTCAGTTCTAGTATCAATAGAAGATGTAGCCTCATCCAAAATCAACATTGGAGGTATATTCAGCATAACTCTTGTAATGCAAAGCAACTGCATCTGTCCCTGAGATATTGCCCCGTTATCTGTAGAAAGAATTGTATCATAGCCATATGGCATTCTCTTTATAAAGCTGTGAGCTCGTGTAGCCTTAGCCGCAGCAATTATTTCCTCATCAGTAGCATTAGGGCTTGCCATTCTTAGATTGTCTTTAACAGAGGCATTTTTCAACCAGGTCTCCTGAAGCACCATGCCGAAATTGCTTCTCAAATTGCTGATATCAATATCCCTGATATCTGTTCCATCAATCAAAATCTGTCCGGCATCTACATCATAAAATCTCATCAAAAGATTGATAATTGTACTCTTTCCAGCACCTGTAGGACCAACAATGGCAACTCGCTGTCCAGGCTCAACCTTCAAATTCAAATGTTCAATAAGCTTCTTTTCCTTATCATAGGAGAAAAAAACATCCTTGAACTCGATAGCTCCCCTAGCACCATCGATAACAGCATTACCATCGTCTACTTCTACCTCAGCATCAATTATTTCGAATAATCTTGCCGCACAAGCAATAGCATTCTGAAATTCAGTAACAACTCCAGAAATTTCGTTAAAAGGCTTACCATATGAACTTGCGTATGACAAAAAGCTTGTAAGTCCACCAACTGTAATTCCACCAGAAAGCGCCATTAAAGCACCAAACACACCTACAGCAGCATAGATAATATTGTTAACAAGTCTCGTGCTTGGATTGACCGTTGACGAATAAAAGGTTGCCTTCATAGAAGCATCTGCAAGCCTATCATTCATTGTTTCGAAATTGTCCAGGGCATATGTATCAAAATCATTATTTCTAACGATATTCTTGTTTACAATAATTTCTTCAATATATGAAGTTTCAGCACCTCTAAGCTTTGCCTGTTCTCCAAAAAATTTGTATGTTCTCTCTGAAATGAACTTGGCCAAAAGCAATGAAAATGGTGTAGCAATTATGACAATTAGCGCTATCTTCCATGAAATAATCATCATGAAATAGATAGTTCCGAGGATAGTAAGCACTCCTGTAAATAACTGTGTAAATCCCATCAACAATCCGTCTGAAAATGTATCAGCATCCGAAACTATTCGGCTGACAAAATCTCCGTGTGGATGGCTGTCAATTTCAGCAAGTTTTATGTGCTGAAGCTTTGAAAATGATCTATCACGCAAATCCTTGGTAATAGTATAGGTAATTCGATTATTTACCCTGTTCATTATCCACTGGGTAAAGAATGTAGCTACAACAGTGAT contains:
- a CDS encoding UDP-N-acetylglucosamine 1-carboxyvinyltransferase — translated: MEQYVIKGGTALEGEVEISGAKNAALGILAGAIMTDETVTIENLPNVKDINVLIGAIEDIGASVNRIDEHTVKINGSSISRLSVDYEYIKKIRASYYLMGALLGKYKSAEVALPGGCLIGSRPIDLHVKGLKALGANVDVSYGLWSARADRLAGNHIYLDKVSVGATINIMLAAVLAEGKTTIENAAKEPHVVDVASFLNSMGANIRGAGTDVIRIVGVSALHGTTYAVIPDQIEAGTYMCAAAATHGDVLVKNVIPKHLEATSAKLMEAGCVIEEYDDAVRVIAKGRKLTKTHVTTLPYPGFPTDMQPEMTAVLAIADGTSTVTESIFENRFKYVDELARMGANIKVESTVAIVTGVERYTGAQVCAPDLRAGAALIIAGLAADGFTVIDDIKYIQRGYEDIVGKFAKLGADIAEVDSEHDLQKFKLKVS
- a CDS encoding ABC transporter ATP-binding protein, whose amino-acid sequence is MKNKPQSKVLNRILIELRAYKIQIIASVLCALATVILTLRIPILTGQAVDCIVSKGVIDYTRLLSVLKEISITVVATFFTQWIMNRVNNRITYTITKDLRDRSFSKLQHIKLAEIDSHPHGDFVSRIVSDADTFSDGLLMGFTQLFTGVLTILGTIYFMMIISWKIALIVIIATPFSLLLAKFISERTYKFFGEQAKLRGAETSYIEEIIVNKNIVRNNDFDTYALDNFETMNDRLADASMKATFYSSTVNPSTRLVNNIIYAAVGVFGALMALSGGITVGGLTSFLSYASSYGKPFNEISGVVTEFQNAIACAARLFEIIDAEVEVDDGNAVIDGARGAIEFKDVFFSYDKEKKLIEHLNLKVEPGQRVAIVGPTGAGKSTIINLLMRFYDVDAGQILIDGTDIRDIDISNLRSNFGMVLQETWLKNASVKDNLRMASPNATDEEIIAAAKATRAHSFIKRMPYGYDTILSTDNGAISQGQMQLLCITRVMLNIPPMLILDEATSSIDTRTEQKIQAAFNKMMEGRTTFVVAHRLSTIREADVILFVKDGQIVEQGNHRELLQKDGFYAKLYRSQIE